In Desulfatiglans anilini DSM 4660, the following proteins share a genomic window:
- a CDS encoding uroporphyrinogen decarboxylase family protein — translation MGKKKSPKRLWKDLFDHKALQRPLFIPLVYSYASRIGRMPFQEMLSDSTRFAKALMSAQELFGYDAVLSHYDPYLELELLGRSFEWVPKGVKEMVLSSGGKSAVTDREIIVAEVPPVNLIFDAAAEMREVIGQDIPVIGVVNSPVTLLRAILRDRFSLKEADFPEAKVFLNDIQGIVLDLVKAYCNLRVDAIWLIEEDWEGIEASEVERIKPIYQTFWNVLDYFDVRSIMAFHRYDIAELETYFSIGADAVFFAGAQAYDIELEKLSVLMERNEICAGVACPFPDSADRSALFDSILSQVMDAGSGFFLSTPLEVALDTPIESLTEMVERITEP, via the coding sequence ATGGGGAAGAAGAAATCGCCGAAGCGGTTGTGGAAAGACCTCTTCGACCACAAGGCATTGCAGCGTCCGCTTTTCATTCCTCTGGTCTACAGCTATGCCTCCCGCATCGGCAGGATGCCGTTCCAGGAGATGCTCTCGGACAGCACCCGTTTCGCCAAGGCCCTCATGTCGGCTCAGGAGCTCTTCGGCTACGATGCGGTGCTGAGCCACTACGATCCCTATCTCGAACTGGAACTCCTGGGGCGCTCCTTCGAGTGGGTGCCGAAGGGCGTCAAGGAGATGGTCCTGTCGTCGGGCGGGAAGAGCGCCGTCACGGACAGGGAGATCATCGTGGCGGAGGTTCCCCCGGTTAACCTGATCTTCGATGCTGCTGCAGAGATGCGCGAGGTGATCGGCCAGGACATCCCGGTCATCGGGGTGGTGAACAGCCCCGTGACGCTGCTGCGTGCGATCCTGAGGGATCGTTTCAGCCTCAAAGAGGCGGATTTCCCCGAAGCGAAGGTCTTCCTCAATGACATTCAGGGGATTGTCCTCGATCTCGTGAAGGCTTACTGCAACCTGAGGGTCGATGCGATCTGGCTGATCGAGGAGGATTGGGAAGGAATTGAAGCTTCCGAGGTAGAGCGGATCAAGCCCATTTACCAGACCTTCTGGAACGTGCTGGATTACTTCGATGTCCGGTCGATCATGGCGTTTCATCGGTATGACATCGCGGAGCTCGAGACGTATTTTTCGATCGGAGCGGATGCGGTGTTCTTCGCCGGTGCGCAAGCCTACGATATCGAATTGGAAAAACTTTCCGTTCTGATGGAGCGCAATGAAATATGCGCGGGGGTTGCCTGCCCGTTCCCGGATTCGGCGGATCGATCCGCACTTTTCGATTCGATCCTGTCGCAGGTGATGGATGCAGGGAGCGGTTTTTTCCTGTCCACGCCCCTCGAGGTGGCTCTCGACACCCCAATCGAATCGCTCACCGAAATGGTCGAACGGATCACCGAACCTTGA